In Vicugna pacos chromosome 10, VicPac4, whole genome shotgun sequence, the following proteins share a genomic window:
- the C10H11orf24 gene encoding uncharacterized protein C11orf24 homolog, translating into MWTALVLLWISSWPLSESQVVPPQPRHSVPNETRNNSVKTSSEEMITRVFDKTTERMTLVTSSPITLTRGTWVGDPTSAVVTAGRTHRTDTATSAAMRKTPDGASSRPPTPPAPASQTPTSSDAHSTPHTRAPGGSMLPSTSPTSTTPTPTTGAQTTASALASASTPPSTERPGHTPGHSTASPAPPSPQALNVSTQGPTVQTPTAQTGADPGGRPAPTLPNATPEPTSPSLASGSTTAGATTKAPKPAASTVPAPASHTSLAPEVEATTPTTRPSPAGTTPGPREPGTTQTPEQVEPETTPGTASLGLTPGSSGDSKVSATDVGPLSTQGRYLVVSTEPLAQSLVNKSFLLAVLLLGVTLFITVLVLFALQAYESYRKKDYTQVDYLINGMYADSEM; encoded by the exons ATGTGGACAGCCCTCGTGCTCCTTTGGATTTCCTCCTGGCCCTTATCTGAAAGTCAGGTGGTGCCCCCGCAGCCCC GGCACTCAGTCCCCAACGAGACCCGGAATAATTCAGTGAAAACTTCATCCGAGGAAATGATTACAAGAGTCTTTGATAAAACGACTGAAAGAATGACTTTGGTGACATCGTCTCCCATCACATTGACCAGAGGGACTTGGGTAGGTGACCCCACCTCTGCCGTGGTCACAGCAGGGAGAACACACAGGACAGACACGGCCACTTCAGCAGCAATGAGAAAGACCCCGGACGGAGCCTCCTCCAGGCCGCCCACGCCACCCGCCCCGGCGTCACAGACCCCGACCTCCAGTGACGCCCACAGCACACCCCACACTCGGGCTCCCGGCGGCAGCATGTTGCCAAGCACATCGCCAACTTCCACAACGCCCACACCGACCACGGGTGCTCAAACCACTGCTTCAGCCTTGGCAAGTGCAAGCACGCCTCCGAGCACAGAGAGGCCTGGGCACACACCCGGCCACTCCACAGCCAGCCCTGCACCCCCAAGTCCCCAAGCACTTAATGTGTCCACACAAGGGCCCACTGTCCAGACGCCCACGGCCCAGACTGGGGCTGACCCAGGAGGTAGGCCTGCACCCACCCTCCCAAATGCAACCCCAGAGCCCACCTCCCCTTCCTTGGCTTCTGGGTCCACGACAGCGGGGGCCACCACCAAGGCGCCCAAGCCAGCTGCCAGCACAGTGCCAGCACCTGCATCTCACACCAGCCTGGCCCCCGAGGTAGAGGCCACGACCCCCACGACACGGCCAAGCCCTGCTGGAACCACGCCGGGGCCCAGGGAGCCGGGCACGACTCAGACCCCGGAGCAGGTTGAGCCAGAAACCACACCTGGTACTGCTTCCCTGGGGCTGACCCCCGGGAGCTCAGGGGACTCCAAGGTGTCAGCCACCGATGTGGGCCCGCTCAGCACACAAGGCAGGTACCTGGTGGTCTCCACCGAGCCCCTGGCCCAGTCCTTGGTGAACAAAAGTTTTCTCCTGGCGGTGCTCTTGCTCGGGGTCACACTCTTCATCACGGTCCTGGTTCTCTTCGCCCTGCAAGCCTACGAGAGCTACAGGAAGAAGGACTACACGCAGGTGGACTATCTCATCAACGGCATGTACGCCGACTCGGAGATGTGA